Within the Pseudomonas fulva genome, the region GAGGTGCGAATACCGGTGCCCAGATCCACGTGCCCGTTGAAGGCGTACACCTTGCCGGCCCCGGTGATGGCCAGGAACAGCCCCAGCTCCTTGGGCTTGAGCGTGGCGCTCTGGCCCTTGGGCATCGGGCCGGACGGCGGCTGGATGGTATCGACGACCAGCAATACGTCGGGCTGGGCCAGCCATTGCTCGAGGGTCAGTTGCATGGGGTGTCTCCGTGCGGGGCGGCCGGGCGGCCGGCGGCGCGCAGGACGGCGCGCATGATTTCGACGTGGGTGCCGCAGCGGCACAGGTTGGCGGACAGCTCGCGGCGCAGCTGTTCGTCACTGGGGTTGGGGTCGCGCAGCAGCAGGGCCTTGATGGTCATGATCATGCCGTTGAGGCAGTAGCCGCATTGCGCGGCCTGCTCGGTGATGAAGGCCTGCTGCACCGGATCAGGGCACTGGCGACTG harbors:
- a CDS encoding (2Fe-2S)-binding protein encodes the protein MKKTLTLQVNGQAVQLDAEPQTPLLYILRNDLALNGPKYGCGLGECGACTVIVDGRATRSCVFPVGGAVGRSVTTLEGLGSRQCPDPVQQAFITEQAAQCGYCLNGMIMTIKALLLRDPNPSDEQLRRELSANLCRCGTHVEIMRAVLRAAGRPAAPHGDTPCN